A window of Catharus ustulatus isolate bCatUst1 chromosome 25, bCatUst1.pri.v2, whole genome shotgun sequence contains these coding sequences:
- the AHCYL1 gene encoding S-adenosylhomocysteine hydrolase-like protein 1 isoform X3 has product MQEFTKFPTKTGRRSLSRSISQSSTDSYSSAASYTDSSDDEVSPREKQQTNSKGSSNFCVKNIKQAEFGRREIEIAEQDMSALISLRKRAQGEKPLAGAKIVGCTHITAQTAVLIETLCALGAQCRWSACNIYSTQNEVAAALAEAGVAVFAWKGESEDDFWWCIDRCVNVDGWQANMILDDGGDLTHWVYKKYPSVFKKIRGIVEESVTGVHRLYQLSKAGKLCVPAMNVNDSVTKQKFDNLYCCRESILDGLKRTTDVMFGGKQVVVCGYGEVGKGCCAALKALGAIVYVTEIDPICALQACMDGFRVVKLSEVIRQVDVVITCTGNKNVVTREHLDRMKNSCIVCNMGHSNTEIDVTSLRMPELTWERVRSQVDHVIWPDGKRVVLLAEGRLLNLSCSTVPTFVLSITATTQALALIELYNAPEGRYKQDVYLLPKKMDEYVASLHLPSFDAHLTELTDDQAKYLGLNKNGPFKPNYYRY; this is encoded by the exons ATGCAGGAGTTCACCAAATTCCCCACCAAGACGGGCCGTCGGTCCCTGTCCCGCTCCATCTCCCAGTCTTCCACCGACAGCTACAGCTCTG CTGCCTCGTACACAGACAGCTCTGATGATGAGGTGTCCCCCCGAGAGAAACAACAAACCAACTCCAAGGGCAGCAGCAATTTCTGTGTGAAGAACATCAAACAGGCAGAGTTTGGGCGCCGGGAGATTGAGATCGCTGAGCAAG ACATGTCTGCTCTGATTTCGCTCAGGAAACGAGCCCAGGGGGAGAAGCCTTTGGCTGGAGCTAAGATTGTGGGCTGTACCCACATCACAGCACAGACTGCA gtgctgaTCGAGACGCTGTGTGCCCTGGGGGCGCAGTGCCGCTGGTCTGCCTGCAATATCTACTCCACCCAGAACGAAGTGGCCGctgccctggcagaggctg gtGTTGCTGTGTTTGCCTGGAAAGGGGAGTCCGAGGATGATTTCTGGTGGTGCATTGACCGCTGTGTTAACGTCGATGGCTGGCAGGCCAACATG ATCCTGGATGATGGTGGGGACCTGACCCATTGGGTTTATAAGAAATACCCCAGCGTGTTCAAGAAGATCCGAGGGATTGTGGAGGAGAGCGTGACCGGCGTGCACAG GCTGTACCAGCTCTCCAAGGCTGGGaagctctgtgtcccagccatgAATGTGAATGACTCTGTCACCAAGCAGAAGTTTGATAACCTGTATTGCTGTCGGGAGTCCATCCTGGATGG CCTGAAGAGGACCACGGATGTGATGTTTGGAGGGAAGCAAGTAGTGGTTTGTGGTTATGGGGAG GTGGGGAAGGGATGCTGTGCTGCCCTGAAAGCCCTGGGAGCCATCGTGTATGTCACAGAGATCGACCCCATCTGTGCTCTCCAAGCCTG CATGGATGGATTCCGGGTGGTGAAGCTGAGTGAAGTAATCCGTCAGGTGGATGTCGTCATCACCTGCACAG ggaacaAGAACGTGGTGACCAGGGAGCACCTGGACCGGATGAAGAACAGCTGCATCGTGTGCAACATGGGCCACTCCAACACCGAGATCGACGTG ACCAGCCTGCGCATGCCGGAGCTGACCTGGGAGCGGGTCCGTTCCCAAGTGGACCACGTCATCTGGCCGGATGGGAAacgggtggtgctgctggccgAG GGTCGTCTGCTCAACCTAAGCTGCTCCACGGTCCCCACCTTCGTTCTCTCCATCACGGCCACCACGCAG GCTCTGGCTCTGATTGAGCTCTACAATGCTCCTGAGGGCCGGTACAAGCAGGACGTTTACCTGCTGCCCAAGAAGATGG atgAGTACGTGGCCAGTTTGCACCTGCCCTCGTTCGACGCCCACCTGACAGAGCTGACGGACGATCAGGCCAAATACCTGGGACTCAACAAAAATGGGCCTTTCAAACCCAACTACTAcag ATACTGA
- the AHCYL1 gene encoding S-adenosylhomocysteine hydrolase-like protein 1 isoform X1, producing the protein MSVPEPAGGEEKQAKEVEDAEKYSFMATVTKAPKKQIQFADDMQEFTKFPTKTGRRSLSRSISQSSTDSYSSAASYTDSSDDEVSPREKQQTNSKGSSNFCVKNIKQAEFGRREIEIAEQDMSALISLRKRAQGEKPLAGAKIVGCTHITAQTAVLIETLCALGAQCRWSACNIYSTQNEVAAALAEAGVAVFAWKGESEDDFWWCIDRCVNVDGWQANMILDDGGDLTHWVYKKYPSVFKKIRGIVEESVTGVHRLYQLSKAGKLCVPAMNVNDSVTKQKFDNLYCCRESILDGLKRTTDVMFGGKQVVVCGYGEVGKGCCAALKALGAIVYVTEIDPICALQACMDGFRVVKLSEVIRQVDVVITCTGNKNVVTREHLDRMKNSCIVCNMGHSNTEIDVTSLRMPELTWERVRSQVDHVIWPDGKRVVLLAEGRLLNLSCSTVPTFVLSITATTQALALIELYNAPEGRYKQDVYLLPKKMDEYVASLHLPSFDAHLTELTDDQAKYLGLNKNGPFKPNYYRY; encoded by the exons CAAATCCAATTTGCAGATGACATGCAGGAGTTCACCAAATTCCCCACCAAGACGGGCCGTCGGTCCCTGTCCCGCTCCATCTCCCAGTCTTCCACCGACAGCTACAGCTCTG CTGCCTCGTACACAGACAGCTCTGATGATGAGGTGTCCCCCCGAGAGAAACAACAAACCAACTCCAAGGGCAGCAGCAATTTCTGTGTGAAGAACATCAAACAGGCAGAGTTTGGGCGCCGGGAGATTGAGATCGCTGAGCAAG ACATGTCTGCTCTGATTTCGCTCAGGAAACGAGCCCAGGGGGAGAAGCCTTTGGCTGGAGCTAAGATTGTGGGCTGTACCCACATCACAGCACAGACTGCA gtgctgaTCGAGACGCTGTGTGCCCTGGGGGCGCAGTGCCGCTGGTCTGCCTGCAATATCTACTCCACCCAGAACGAAGTGGCCGctgccctggcagaggctg gtGTTGCTGTGTTTGCCTGGAAAGGGGAGTCCGAGGATGATTTCTGGTGGTGCATTGACCGCTGTGTTAACGTCGATGGCTGGCAGGCCAACATG ATCCTGGATGATGGTGGGGACCTGACCCATTGGGTTTATAAGAAATACCCCAGCGTGTTCAAGAAGATCCGAGGGATTGTGGAGGAGAGCGTGACCGGCGTGCACAG GCTGTACCAGCTCTCCAAGGCTGGGaagctctgtgtcccagccatgAATGTGAATGACTCTGTCACCAAGCAGAAGTTTGATAACCTGTATTGCTGTCGGGAGTCCATCCTGGATGG CCTGAAGAGGACCACGGATGTGATGTTTGGAGGGAAGCAAGTAGTGGTTTGTGGTTATGGGGAG GTGGGGAAGGGATGCTGTGCTGCCCTGAAAGCCCTGGGAGCCATCGTGTATGTCACAGAGATCGACCCCATCTGTGCTCTCCAAGCCTG CATGGATGGATTCCGGGTGGTGAAGCTGAGTGAAGTAATCCGTCAGGTGGATGTCGTCATCACCTGCACAG ggaacaAGAACGTGGTGACCAGGGAGCACCTGGACCGGATGAAGAACAGCTGCATCGTGTGCAACATGGGCCACTCCAACACCGAGATCGACGTG ACCAGCCTGCGCATGCCGGAGCTGACCTGGGAGCGGGTCCGTTCCCAAGTGGACCACGTCATCTGGCCGGATGGGAAacgggtggtgctgctggccgAG GGTCGTCTGCTCAACCTAAGCTGCTCCACGGTCCCCACCTTCGTTCTCTCCATCACGGCCACCACGCAG GCTCTGGCTCTGATTGAGCTCTACAATGCTCCTGAGGGCCGGTACAAGCAGGACGTTTACCTGCTGCCCAAGAAGATGG atgAGTACGTGGCCAGTTTGCACCTGCCCTCGTTCGACGCCCACCTGACAGAGCTGACGGACGATCAGGCCAAATACCTGGGACTCAACAAAAATGGGCCTTTCAAACCCAACTACTAcag ATACTGA
- the AHCYL1 gene encoding S-adenosylhomocysteine hydrolase-like protein 1 isoform X2, whose protein sequence is MSVPEPAGGEEKQAKEVEDAEKYSFMATVTKAPKKQIQFADDMQEFTKFPTKTGRRSLSRSISQSSTDSYSSAASYTDSSDDEVSPREKQQTNSKGSSNFCVKNIKQAEFGRREIEIAEQDMSALISLRKRAQGEKPLAGAKIVGCTHITAQTAVLIETLCALGAQCRWSACNIYSTQNEVAAALAEAGVAVFAWKGESEDDFWWCIDRCVNVDGWQANMILDDGGDLTHWVYKKYPSVFKKIRGIVEESVTGVHRLYQLSKAGKLCVPAMNVNDSVTKQKFDNLYCCRESILDGLKRTTDVMFGGKQVVVCGYGEVGKGCCAALKALGAIVYVTEIDPICALQACMDGFRVVKLSEVIRQVDVVITCTGNKNVVTREHLDRMKNSCIVCNMGHSNTEIDVTSLRMPELTWERVRSQVDHVIWPDGKRVVLLAEGRLLNLSCSTVPTFVLSITATTQALALIELYNAPEGRYKQDVYLLPKKMDEYVASLHLPSFDAHLTELTDDQAKYLGLNKNGPFKPNYYR, encoded by the exons CAAATCCAATTTGCAGATGACATGCAGGAGTTCACCAAATTCCCCACCAAGACGGGCCGTCGGTCCCTGTCCCGCTCCATCTCCCAGTCTTCCACCGACAGCTACAGCTCTG CTGCCTCGTACACAGACAGCTCTGATGATGAGGTGTCCCCCCGAGAGAAACAACAAACCAACTCCAAGGGCAGCAGCAATTTCTGTGTGAAGAACATCAAACAGGCAGAGTTTGGGCGCCGGGAGATTGAGATCGCTGAGCAAG ACATGTCTGCTCTGATTTCGCTCAGGAAACGAGCCCAGGGGGAGAAGCCTTTGGCTGGAGCTAAGATTGTGGGCTGTACCCACATCACAGCACAGACTGCA gtgctgaTCGAGACGCTGTGTGCCCTGGGGGCGCAGTGCCGCTGGTCTGCCTGCAATATCTACTCCACCCAGAACGAAGTGGCCGctgccctggcagaggctg gtGTTGCTGTGTTTGCCTGGAAAGGGGAGTCCGAGGATGATTTCTGGTGGTGCATTGACCGCTGTGTTAACGTCGATGGCTGGCAGGCCAACATG ATCCTGGATGATGGTGGGGACCTGACCCATTGGGTTTATAAGAAATACCCCAGCGTGTTCAAGAAGATCCGAGGGATTGTGGAGGAGAGCGTGACCGGCGTGCACAG GCTGTACCAGCTCTCCAAGGCTGGGaagctctgtgtcccagccatgAATGTGAATGACTCTGTCACCAAGCAGAAGTTTGATAACCTGTATTGCTGTCGGGAGTCCATCCTGGATGG CCTGAAGAGGACCACGGATGTGATGTTTGGAGGGAAGCAAGTAGTGGTTTGTGGTTATGGGGAG GTGGGGAAGGGATGCTGTGCTGCCCTGAAAGCCCTGGGAGCCATCGTGTATGTCACAGAGATCGACCCCATCTGTGCTCTCCAAGCCTG CATGGATGGATTCCGGGTGGTGAAGCTGAGTGAAGTAATCCGTCAGGTGGATGTCGTCATCACCTGCACAG ggaacaAGAACGTGGTGACCAGGGAGCACCTGGACCGGATGAAGAACAGCTGCATCGTGTGCAACATGGGCCACTCCAACACCGAGATCGACGTG ACCAGCCTGCGCATGCCGGAGCTGACCTGGGAGCGGGTCCGTTCCCAAGTGGACCACGTCATCTGGCCGGATGGGAAacgggtggtgctgctggccgAG GGTCGTCTGCTCAACCTAAGCTGCTCCACGGTCCCCACCTTCGTTCTCTCCATCACGGCCACCACGCAG GCTCTGGCTCTGATTGAGCTCTACAATGCTCCTGAGGGCCGGTACAAGCAGGACGTTTACCTGCTGCCCAAGAAGATGG atgAGTACGTGGCCAGTTTGCACCTGCCCTCGTTCGACGCCCACCTGACAGAGCTGACGGACGATCAGGCCAAATACCTGGGACTCAACAAAAATGGGCCTTTCAAACCCAACTACTAcaggtga